The window tctaagttttttttttaaaaaaagaaaaaaacaagtatCTAACCGACCAATAAATTTACACAATAATTACTCAAAACATTAACATCATTAAATAATACTATAcgattatttttgtatatttttaagaAACTTAAATCATCTAAAGTCAATTGCTTCCCCCAACTAACAACCCTCCAATTAAATTCCCAATTTATCTCTCTCACTCTTTCTAATCTGTCTTTTCTTTATCaaaacttcatcttcttctttatcaaaatcaacaccagAAAATTCCAAAccaaacccaacccaacccataaATCTCATCCCATTTCCAGTTTTCTCACATTTAAAATCCTCTGTTTTGAAATGGGCTGCTCTGCTTCTAGGTCTTCACCACCAATTCACTTCACAACAATCACCACAACAGCCACAACTATTCTTGAAACCCAAAACCCACCTTCAAATTCCTCAAATTCATCACCTTTAGATCACCGTTTTTACTCACCATTTTCAGATCATTATTATATCTCTTCTTCAGCCCAAACCCCTGTTTCGGCCCAAACCCCTGTTTCAAGAACCATGTCTTTACCAACCCCTTTAATCCATCATCCGCCTATACATAAAGGTGATTCTAATCATTTTGTATCTCTAACTTCCACCACTTATGGTTCTCTTACTAATACTGCAGGTCCGGCAGACAAAAGCAAGAATCTTGAAGAATACCCTGTTTCTTCCCCTGATTCTGTGATCAATACTTGGGAGCTAATGGAAGGTTTAGATGATGAAGAATTTGATataatagatatagatgatgATAATTTAATGAATTCAAAGAAACCCAATTTGTATAATCGAAAAACAAGTAATGGGTCAAAAGCAAAGATTGAAAAAGAATATGTTTCATTTGGGTTTGGGCTAGGTGGCCCATTTGAAATGGTGGAGCATTCGGGTTCGGATACTAAGCCTTTATGGAAGCATTTGTCTGAGGAATCATTGTTGGCGAAAATGGATTCTAATCTGGTTTCTAGTTATAATAAAGCATTGTTGTCATCTAGGTATTTGGGTCGCGAAAAGCCGAAAATAGTAGTAAATGATCATGTTAGTGAAATTAGCAGGGTTGAAAAAAAGGGTTATTTTTTATCTGGTTGTGAAGATAGAATTGTGTTATATTATACTAGTTTGAGAGGGATTAGAAAGACTTATGAAGATTGTTGCGAAATTCGTTTAATTTTaaaagggtttcgggtttttaTTGATGAAAGGGATATTTCAATGGATTCAAGTTATAGGAAGGAGTTACAAAGTGTGTTTGAAGGGAAAGGGTTCACTTTGCCACAAGTGTTTATC is drawn from Erigeron canadensis isolate Cc75 chromosome 9, C_canadensis_v1, whole genome shotgun sequence and contains these coding sequences:
- the LOC122581619 gene encoding uncharacterized protein At5g39865, coding for MGCSASRSSPPIHFTTITTTATTILETQNPPSNSSNSSPLDHRFYSPFSDHYYISSSAQTPVSAQTPVSRTMSLPTPLIHHPPIHKGDSNHFVSLTSTTYGSLTNTAGPADKSKNLEEYPVSSPDSVINTWELMEGLDDEEFDIIDIDDDNLMNSKKPNLYNRKTSNGSKAKIEKEYVSFGFGLGGPFEMVEHSGSDTKPLWKHLSEESLLAKMDSNLVSSYNKALLSSRYLGREKPKIVVNDHVSEISRVEKKGYFLSGCEDRIVLYYTSLRGIRKTYEDCCEIRLILKGFRVFIDERDISMDSSYRKELQSVFEGKGFTLPQVFIRGKHIGGADEIKRLHEDGDLFSYMKGFPVIDPGFVCDNCGDARFVPCPNCNGSRKVFEEDEGITIRCPNCNENGLIRCATCCS